A single region of the Mycobacterium lentiflavum genome encodes:
- the holA gene encoding DNA polymerase III subunit delta: MHLVLGDEELLVERAVADVLRAARKRAGTDDIPVNRMRAGDVSTFELAELLSPSLFADERIVVLEAAAEAGKDAVAMIAAAAADLPPATMLVVVHSGGGRAKALADQLKSLGAEVHPCARITKLSERIDFIRKEFRALRVKVDEDTVTALLDAVGSDVRELASACSQLVADTGGQVDEAAVRRYHSGKAEVKGFDIADKAVAGDVAGAAEALRWAMMRGEPLVVLADALAEAIHTIGRVGPLSGDPYRLAGQLGMPPWRVQKAQKQARRWSRDSVATAMKVVADLNADVKGAAADADYALESAVRKVAELVADRGR, translated from the coding sequence TTGCACTTGGTCCTCGGCGACGAGGAACTGCTGGTCGAACGGGCCGTCGCGGACGTGCTGCGGGCGGCGCGCAAGCGTGCCGGCACCGACGACATCCCGGTCAACCGGATGCGGGCCGGCGACGTCAGTACGTTTGAGCTTGCCGAGCTGCTGAGTCCGTCGCTGTTCGCCGACGAACGCATCGTCGTGCTGGAGGCCGCGGCCGAAGCGGGCAAGGACGCGGTCGCGATGATCGCCGCGGCGGCCGCCGACCTGCCGCCGGCCACGATGCTGGTGGTGGTGCACTCGGGCGGCGGGCGCGCCAAGGCACTGGCCGACCAGCTGAAGTCGCTGGGCGCCGAGGTTCATCCCTGTGCGCGGATCACCAAGTTGAGTGAACGCATCGACTTCATCCGCAAGGAGTTCCGCGCGCTGCGGGTCAAGGTGGACGAGGACACCGTCACCGCCCTGTTGGACGCCGTCGGCTCCGACGTGCGCGAGCTCGCGTCGGCCTGTTCGCAGCTGGTCGCCGACACCGGCGGACAGGTCGACGAGGCCGCGGTGCGCCGCTATCACAGCGGTAAAGCCGAGGTGAAGGGATTCGATATCGCGGACAAGGCCGTGGCCGGCGATGTCGCGGGCGCGGCCGAGGCGCTGCGGTGGGCGATGATGCGCGGCGAGCCGCTGGTGGTGCTGGCCGATGCACTGGCCGAAGCCATCCACACTATCGGGCGGGTCGGTCCGCTCTCCGGCGACCCCTACCGACTGGCCGGGCAGCTGGGGATGCCGCCCTGGCGGGTGCAGAAGGCTCAGAAGCAGGCCCGGCGCTGGTCGCGCGACAGTGTGGCAACCGCGATGAAAGTGGTCGCCGACCTCAACGCCGACGTCAAGGGAGCCGCCGCGGACGCCGACTACGCGCTGGAGTCAGCGGTCAGAAAGGTGGCCGAGCTGGTCGCCGACCGGGGCCGATAG
- a CDS encoding transglutaminase family protein, producing the protein MWRLRVVHTTGFAYQSAVTASYNEARLTPSSDTRQNVILNRVETIPATRSYRYIDYWGTAVTAFDLHAPHTDLTVTSSSVVETEQPEPAAKDVSWKDLQSAAVIDRFDEFLQPTDYTPASKRLSSVGKKIIKSHEPQEAVIAAANWVHGELEYLPGTTGVHTPGIDALKAGKGVCQDFVHLSLMLLREMGIPARYVSGYLHPKRNAVVGDTVDGRSHAWIQAWTGGWWNYDPTNDTEITEQYVSVGVGRDYTDVSPLKGIFSGRGATDLDVVVEVTRLA; encoded by the coding sequence ATGTGGCGGCTGCGCGTGGTGCACACGACCGGGTTCGCGTACCAATCGGCGGTGACCGCCTCCTATAACGAGGCCAGGCTGACCCCGAGTTCAGACACCCGGCAAAACGTCATCCTCAACCGAGTCGAAACCATTCCGGCAACCCGGTCCTACCGGTACATCGACTACTGGGGCACCGCCGTCACCGCGTTCGACCTGCACGCCCCGCACACCGATCTGACGGTGACGTCGTCATCGGTCGTCGAGACCGAACAGCCGGAGCCGGCCGCGAAGGATGTCAGCTGGAAGGACCTGCAGTCCGCCGCGGTGATCGATCGGTTCGACGAATTTCTGCAGCCCACCGACTACACGCCGGCGAGCAAGCGGCTTAGCTCGGTCGGCAAAAAGATCATCAAAAGCCATGAGCCGCAAGAAGCCGTGATCGCCGCGGCCAACTGGGTGCACGGCGAGCTGGAATACCTTCCGGGGACCACCGGGGTGCACACGCCCGGGATCGACGCGCTCAAGGCGGGCAAGGGTGTCTGCCAGGACTTCGTTCACCTGTCGCTAATGCTGTTGCGCGAGATGGGAATTCCGGCCCGCTACGTGTCGGGTTATTTGCACCCCAAACGGAACGCCGTCGTCGGAGACACGGTGGACGGGAGAAGCCACGCCTGGATTCAGGCCTGGACCGGTGGCTGGTGGAACTACGACCCCACCAACGACACCGAGATCACCGAGCAATACGTCAGCGTCGGCGTCGGCCGTGACTACACCGATGTGTCCCCGTTGAAGGGCATCTTCTCGGGGCGGGGCGCAACCGACCTCGACGTGGTCGTCGAGGTCACCCGACTGGCCTAG
- a CDS encoding alpha-E domain-containing protein, with product MLARNAEALYWIGRYVERADDTARILDVALHQLLEDSSVDPDQASRLLLRVLGIEAPEQDLDVWSLTDMVAYSTDNKGGSSIVDAITAARENAKSAREVTSSEIWECLNTTYHALPERERAAKRLGPHEFLSFIEGRAAMFAGLADSTLSRDDGYRFMLLGRAIERVDMTVRLLLSRVGDSASSPAWVTLLRSAGAHDTYLRTYRGVLDAGRVVEFMMLDRLFPRSVFYSLKLAEESIEELVRNPMSRVGATAEAQRLLGQARSELEFLPPGVLLDTLETRLAGLQTTCRDVGDALSQQYFHVTPWVAWSDAGNSASLVARNGDT from the coding sequence ATGTTGGCCCGAAATGCCGAGGCGCTCTACTGGATTGGCCGTTATGTCGAGCGGGCCGATGACACCGCGCGCATTCTGGATGTGGCGCTGCACCAGTTGCTGGAGGACTCCAGCGTCGACCCCGACCAGGCGTCCCGGCTGCTGTTGCGGGTGCTCGGCATCGAGGCGCCGGAGCAGGATTTGGACGTCTGGTCGCTGACCGACATGGTGGCCTACAGCACCGACAACAAGGGCGGTTCCTCGATCGTCGACGCAATCACCGCGGCGCGCGAAAACGCGAAGTCCGCGCGCGAGGTGACATCCAGCGAAATCTGGGAATGCCTCAACACCACCTACCACGCCCTACCCGAACGCGAACGCGCCGCCAAACGCCTTGGGCCACACGAGTTTCTGTCGTTCATCGAGGGCAGGGCCGCGATGTTCGCCGGCCTGGCGGACTCGACTCTTTCGCGTGACGACGGATACCGATTCATGTTGTTGGGCCGCGCAATTGAGCGCGTCGACATGACGGTGCGGCTCTTGCTGTCTCGGGTGGGGGACAGCGCGTCCTCGCCGGCCTGGGTAACCCTGCTGCGCTCGGCGGGCGCTCACGACACCTATCTGCGTACCTATCGTGGGGTGCTGGACGCCGGCCGGGTGGTCGAGTTCATGATGCTCGACCGATTGTTCCCGCGGTCGGTGTTCTACTCGCTCAAGCTCGCCGAAGAAAGCATCGAAGAGTTGGTGCGTAATCCGATGAGCCGGGTCGGGGCCACCGCTGAGGCGCAGCGACTGCTCGGACAGGCCCGAAGCGAACTGGAATTCCTGCCGCCGGGGGTGCTGCTCGACACGCTCGAGACTCGTTTGGCCGGTCTGCAGACAACCTGCCGAGATGTCGGAGATGCGTTGTCGCAGCAGTACTTCCATGTCACGCCATGGGTGGCATGGTCGGATGCGGGGAATAGTGCCAGCCTGGTCGCCCGGAACGGGGATACCTGA
- a CDS encoding ComEC/Rec2 family competence protein, whose translation MPAQARSQLARLDVRLLPAALTGWIVTASGIVWPVGRALAWCCVALVAAAAMLAWHAQRRAVRPRRLRAVGAGLVAIGVVGAGFGFAIALRADAVARHPITAAFGTVAAVTVTPSESAQSLGAGRLMFRATLLRLRDDEISGRVIVFARASDFDVMVGQPVRFSARISRPTRHDLTVAVLNAAGRPVTGRAGAVQRAAHAVRGRFAAAAHEVLPAAQAAMLPALVLGDTSALTADTGREFRAAGMTHLTAVSGANVTIVCAAVLFSARLIGPRAAVLLAALALVAFVIVVQPTPSVLRAAVMGAIALAGMLTARRRQAMPALSATVLLLLAIAPQLAVDAGFALSVLATGALVVIAPVWSRRLAAKGCPKPLADALAVAVVAQLVTAPLVAGISGRFSVVAVAANLAAAPVIAPITVLGSAAAVMCVLWLPGAQLLMRFTGPEVWWVSKVAHLAAGAPAATVPVPDGLAGVLLICCATALLLALAVRLWRRPWFRASTRVAGLVAVVCALAWSASELLDPRADWSALRDTIVG comes from the coding sequence GTGCCGGCGCAGGCGCGGTCGCAGCTCGCCCGCCTCGATGTGCGGTTGCTCCCCGCCGCACTCACCGGCTGGATCGTCACCGCCTCGGGCATCGTGTGGCCGGTTGGCCGGGCGCTGGCCTGGTGCTGTGTCGCGTTGGTCGCCGCGGCCGCCATGCTGGCCTGGCATGCGCAGCGACGGGCGGTCCGGCCCCGGCGGCTGCGGGCCGTGGGGGCCGGTCTGGTGGCGATCGGCGTGGTCGGCGCGGGATTCGGCTTCGCGATCGCGCTGCGCGCCGACGCGGTGGCTCGGCATCCGATCACCGCGGCATTCGGGACGGTCGCCGCGGTGACGGTGACGCCCAGCGAGAGCGCGCAGTCGTTGGGCGCGGGCCGGCTGATGTTTCGTGCCACCTTGCTACGGCTGCGCGACGACGAGATATCCGGCCGGGTCATCGTTTTCGCGCGGGCGTCGGACTTCGACGTGATGGTCGGCCAACCGGTGCGGTTCTCGGCGCGGATCAGCCGCCCCACTCGCCACGACCTGACCGTTGCGGTGCTCAACGCGGCGGGCCGGCCCGTTACGGGCCGGGCGGGGGCGGTGCAGCGGGCCGCGCACGCGGTGCGCGGCCGCTTTGCCGCCGCCGCGCACGAAGTGCTGCCCGCCGCGCAGGCGGCGATGCTGCCGGCGCTGGTCCTGGGCGATACCTCGGCGCTCACCGCCGATACCGGCCGCGAATTCCGGGCGGCCGGCATGACGCACCTGACGGCCGTCTCGGGAGCCAACGTCACGATCGTGTGCGCCGCGGTGCTGTTCTCTGCCCGGCTCATCGGTCCGCGCGCGGCCGTGCTGCTCGCCGCTCTGGCATTGGTGGCGTTCGTGATCGTCGTCCAACCGACGCCCAGCGTGTTGCGGGCGGCGGTGATGGGCGCCATCGCGCTGGCCGGGATGCTGACTGCACGCCGGCGGCAAGCGATGCCGGCGCTGTCGGCCACGGTGTTGCTATTGCTTGCCATCGCTCCCCAGCTCGCTGTCGACGCCGGTTTCGCGCTGTCGGTGCTGGCGACGGGCGCGCTGGTGGTCATCGCGCCGGTCTGGTCGCGTCGACTGGCGGCCAAGGGTTGCCCCAAGCCGCTCGCGGATGCGCTCGCGGTCGCGGTGGTGGCGCAGCTGGTCACCGCGCCCCTGGTGGCCGGCATCTCGGGTCGGTTCAGCGTGGTGGCCGTCGCCGCGAATCTGGCCGCCGCGCCGGTCATCGCACCCATCACCGTGCTGGGCAGCGCGGCGGCCGTCATGTGCGTGCTCTGGCTGCCAGGGGCGCAGCTGCTGATGCGCTTCACCGGCCCGGAGGTGTGGTGGGTGTCGAAGGTGGCGCACCTCGCGGCCGGCGCGCCCGCGGCCACCGTGCCGGTACCCGACGGCCTGGCCGGCGTGCTGCTGATTTGCTGTGCCACCGCGCTGCTACTCGCGCTCGCGGTGCGGCTCTGGCGACGGCCATGGTTTCGCGCGTCGACCCGGGTGGCCGGGCTGGTCGCGGTGGTATGTGCGCTGGCCTGGTCGGCGTCCGAGCTGCTGGATCCCCGAGCGGATTGGTCGGCCCTTCGTGACACCATCGTGGGGTGA
- a CDS encoding circularly permuted type 2 ATP-grasp protein — translation MLKVSLPNQVETARRGSRGAAPALARSERIFRGYNSSDAYQMAFDEMFDAQGNVRGPYKGIYAELAPSDASDLRARADALARAFIDQGITFSLSGQERPFPLDLVPRVISAAEWNRLERGIVQRVKALEMYLDDIYGDQEILNDGVIPRRLVTSCEHFHRQAVGIVPPNGVRIHVAGIDLIRDEKGTWRVLEDNLRSPSGVSYVMENRRTMARVFPNLFATHRVRAVDDYASHLLRALRNSAATNEADPTVVVLTPGVYNSAYFEHSLLARQMGVELVEGRDLFCRDNQVYMRTTEGERQVDVIYRRIDDIFLDPLQFRADSVLGVAGLVNAARAGNVVISSAIGNGVGDDKLVYTYVPTMIEYYLGEKPLLANVDTYRCWLDDEREEVLDRVGELVIKPVEGSGGYGIVFGPDASDKELAAVSKKIRDDPRSWIAQPMMELSTVPTRIGNALAPRYVDLRPFAVNDGDDVWVLPGGLSRVALVEGSRVVNSSQGGGSKDTWVLAPRTSGADRELGAAEVVRSLPKSMSDPETDDSPGSSRRQPLHSEQPQDEKPPKKQKQKQQQQQQQQRSVR, via the coding sequence ATCCTAAAAGTGAGTCTTCCGAACCAGGTTGAAACGGCCAGGCGGGGTTCGCGCGGCGCTGCACCGGCGCTGGCGCGCTCCGAGCGCATCTTCCGCGGGTACAACTCGTCGGACGCCTACCAGATGGCCTTCGACGAAATGTTCGACGCGCAAGGCAACGTGCGTGGCCCGTACAAGGGCATCTACGCCGAGCTGGCACCGTCGGACGCCTCGGACCTGCGGGCCCGCGCTGACGCCCTGGCCCGCGCGTTCATCGACCAGGGCATCACGTTCTCGTTGTCGGGCCAGGAACGGCCCTTTCCGCTGGACCTGGTGCCGCGGGTGATCTCCGCCGCTGAATGGAACCGGCTCGAGCGCGGCATCGTCCAACGGGTCAAAGCCCTGGAGATGTATCTCGACGACATCTACGGCGATCAGGAGATCCTGAATGACGGGGTGATTCCGCGCCGCCTGGTCACCTCCTGCGAGCACTTTCACCGCCAGGCCGTCGGCATCGTCCCGCCCAACGGGGTGCGCATCCATGTTGCCGGCATCGACCTGATCCGCGACGAGAAGGGCACCTGGCGGGTCCTCGAGGACAACCTGCGCTCGCCCTCGGGCGTGTCGTACGTCATGGAGAACCGGCGCACGATGGCGCGGGTCTTCCCCAACCTGTTCGCCACCCACCGGGTGCGTGCCGTCGACGACTATGCCTCGCACCTGCTGCGGGCGCTGCGCAATTCCGCGGCGACCAACGAGGCCGACCCGACCGTGGTAGTGCTGACACCCGGCGTCTACAACTCCGCCTACTTCGAGCATTCGCTGCTCGCCCGGCAGATGGGTGTCGAGCTGGTCGAGGGCCGCGACCTGTTCTGCCGCGACAACCAGGTGTACATGCGCACCACCGAGGGGGAGCGCCAGGTCGACGTCATCTATCGGCGCATCGACGACATCTTCCTCGACCCGCTGCAGTTCCGCGCCGACTCGGTGCTCGGGGTGGCCGGTCTGGTCAACGCCGCCCGCGCCGGCAACGTGGTGATCTCCAGCGCGATCGGCAACGGCGTCGGCGACGACAAGCTGGTCTACACCTATGTGCCGACCATGATCGAGTACTACCTCGGCGAGAAGCCGCTGCTGGCCAACGTGGACACCTACCGGTGCTGGCTCGACGACGAACGCGAGGAGGTGCTCGACCGGGTCGGCGAGCTGGTCATCAAGCCGGTCGAGGGATCCGGCGGGTACGGCATCGTCTTCGGCCCGGACGCTTCCGACAAAGAATTGGCGGCGGTCAGCAAGAAGATTCGCGATGATCCCCGGAGTTGGATCGCGCAGCCGATGATGGAGCTGTCCACTGTGCCGACGCGGATCGGCAACGCGCTGGCGCCGCGCTACGTCGACCTGCGACCGTTCGCGGTCAACGACGGCGACGACGTGTGGGTGCTGCCGGGCGGGTTGAGCCGAGTGGCCTTGGTCGAGGGCTCGCGGGTGGTCAACTCCAGCCAGGGCGGCGGCTCGAAAGACACCTGGGTGCTGGCACCGCGCACGTCGGGCGCCGATCGCGAGCTGGGTGCCGCCGAAGTCGTGCGGTCGTTGCCTAAGTCCATGTCGGATCCCGAGACCGACGACTCGCCGGGCTCGTCGCGTCGGCAGCCGCTGCACAGCGAGCAACCGCAGGACGAGAAGCCGCCGAAAAAGCAAAAGCAGAAACAACAGCAGCAGCAACAACAGCAGAGGTCGGTCCGCTGA
- the rpsT gene encoding 30S ribosomal protein S20, whose amino-acid sequence MANIKSQQKRIKTNERARLRNKSVKSSLRTAVRAFREAAEAGDKDKAAELLVSTNRKLDKAATKGVIHKNQAANKKSALARSLNKI is encoded by the coding sequence GTGGCCAACATCAAGTCGCAGCAGAAGCGCATCAAGACCAACGAGCGCGCCCGACTGCGCAACAAGTCGGTGAAGTCGTCGCTGCGCACCGCCGTGCGCGCGTTCCGTGAGGCCGCCGAGGCCGGCGACAAGGACAAGGCCGCGGAGTTGCTGGTGTCGACCAACCGCAAGCTGGACAAGGCGGCCACCAAGGGCGTCATCCACAAGAACCAGGCCGCCAACAAGAAGTCGGCGCTGGCGCGGTCCCTCAACAAGATCTGA